One stretch of Eupeodes corollae chromosome 2, idEupCoro1.1, whole genome shotgun sequence DNA includes these proteins:
- the LOC129947216 gene encoding endothelial differentiation-related factor 1 homolog, which translates to MSDWDTVTVLRKRAPKASTLKTESAINHARRQGVAVDTQQKFGAGTNKQHVTTKNTAKLDRETEELKHDKIPLDVGKIIQQGRNAKGLSQKDLATKICEKTQVVTDYEAGRGIPNNVILGKIERVIGLKLRGKDRGQPLAPPGKK; encoded by the exons ATGTCCGATTGGGATACAGTTACGGTTTTACGTAAAAGAGCACCAAAAGCTTCAACTCTCAAGACAGAAAGTGCTATAAATCATGCACGTCGTCAGGGTGTAGCAGTCGACACTCAACAGAagt TTGGCGCAGGGACTAATAAACAACATGTCACCACTAAAAACACTGCCAAGTTGGATCGTGAGACTGAAGAACTGAAACATGATAAGATTCCACTTGATGTTGGTAAAATCATTCAGCAAGGCCGCAATGCAAAGGGTCTCAGTCAGAAGGACTTGGCCACG aaaatCTGTGAAAAGACTCAAGTAGTGACCGACTATGAAGCTGGACGTGGAATCCCAAACAATGTTATTCTCGGTAAGATCGAGCGTGTGATTGGATTAAAATTACGTGGAAAGGATCGAGGTCAACCGCTGGCGCCTCCTGGTAAAAAGTGA